In Felis catus isolate Fca126 chromosome A2, F.catus_Fca126_mat1.0, whole genome shotgun sequence, the following proteins share a genomic window:
- the TYK2 gene encoding non-receptor tyrosine-protein kinase TYK2 isoform X1 — MPLCRWGATTRDSRPDGDEAQPMVSRGGLKVLLHWAGPDGGDPWVTFSEATLTAEEVCIHIAHKVGITPSCLNLFALFDAQAQVWLPPNHILEVSRDTNLTLYFRMRFYFRNWHSMNPQEPAVYRCGPTRAKSSSEQAEQGVQLLDPASFEYLFEQGKHEFVNDVAPLWELSSEEEIHHFKNESLGMAFLHLCHLALCHGIPLEKVAKKISFKDCIPRSFRLQLRRHNALTRLRLRRLFRRFVRAFQPGHVSQPVIMVKYLATLEQLAPRFGTERVLVCRLEEQAQAVGDPCYIQDGGQSPPEPGPELAPGPPTHEVLVTGTGGIRWRPVQAEGPGGDGCSRNPRAGPSGKKSKAQEVGNQPVDRPQEAPWAYFCDFQDITHVVLKERHVSIHCQDKCLELTLPSRAVALSLVSLVDGYFRLTADSSHYLCREVAPPRLVMSIRDGIHGPLLEPFVLAKLRPEDGLYLIHWSTSHLNRLILTVAQRDQAPGGQQLHLRKFPIELRAGSFELEGWDRSFPSVRELRTALQGCSLRAGDDCFSLRRCCLPRPGELSNLIIMRGSRASPGPLNLSQLSFHRVCQDDITQLSHLGQGTRTNVYEGILRVGERGPKEGTADGGDPPTPSGDRGQELRVVLKVLDPSHHDIALAFYETASLMSQVSHVHLAFVHGVCVHGSENIMVTEYVEHGPLDVWLRRERGHVPVAWKVAVAQQLASALSYLEDKSLVHGNVCGRNILLARLGLAEGTSPFIKLSDPGVGLGALSREERVERIPWTAPECLSGGASTLTTAADKWGFGVTLLEICFDGEAPLQGRGPSEKECFYQKQHQLPQPSCPELATLTSQCLTYEPAQRPSFRTILRDLTQLQPQNLADVLAVNPDSPASDPTVFHKRYLKKIRDLGEGHFGKVSLYCYDPTNDGTGEMVAVKALKAGGGPQLRTGWRREIDILRTLYHKHIVKYKGCCEDQGEKSVQLVMEYVPLGSLRDYLPRHNVGLAQLLLFAQQICEGMAYLHAQHYVHRDLAARNVLLDNDRLVKIGDFGLAKAVPEGHEYYRVREDGDSPVFWYAPECLKECKFYYASDVWSFGVTMYELLTYCDSSQSPPSKFIELIGLTQGQMTVLRLTELLERGERLPRPEKCPCEIYLLMKNCWEAEASFRPTFQNLIPILKTVQEKYQGQAASVFNVC, encoded by the exons ATGCCTCTGTGCCGTTGGGGTGCCACCACCAGGGACAGCAGGCCTGATGGGGATGAGGCTCAGCCCATGGTCTCCAGGGGAGGCCTAAAGGTCCTTCTGCACTGGGCTGGCCCTGATGGCGGGGACCCCTGGGTCACCTTCAGCGAGGCCACACTGACCGCAGAGGAGGTCTGCATCCACATCGCACACAAAGTCG GCATCACTCCATCCTGCCTCAATCTCTTCGCCCTCTTTGATGCCCAGGCCCAGGTGTGGCTGCCCCCAAACCACATCTTGGAGGTCTCCAGAGACACGAACCTGACATTGTACTTCCGCATGAG GTTTTATTTCCGGAACTGGCACAGCATGAATCCTCAGGAGCCGGCCGTGTACCGCTGTGGGCCCACCAGGGCCAAGTCTTCCTCGGAACAGGCAGAGCAGGGGGTGCAACTCCTGGACCCAGCCTCCTTTGAGTACCTCTTTGAGCAG ggcaAGCACGAGTTTGTGAATGATGTGGCACCACTGTGGGAGCTGTCGAGCGAGGAGGAGATCCACCATTTTAAGAACGAGAGCCTGGGCATGGCCTTTCTGCACCTCTGCCACCTCGCCCTTTGCCATGGTATCCCCCTGGAGAAGGTGGCCAAGAAGATCAG CTTCAAGGACTGCATCCCACGCTCCTTCCGGCTGCAGCTCCGGCGGCACAACGCGTTAACACGGCTGCGCCTACGGAGACTCTTCCGCAGGTTTGTGCGGGCCTTCCAGCCGGGCCACGTCTCCCAGCCGGTCATCATGGTCAAGTACCTGGCCACGCTGGAGCAGCTGGCACCCCGCTTCGGCACGGAGCGCGTGCTCGTGTGCCGGCTGGAGGAGCAGGCCCAGGCCGTGGGGGACCCCTGCTACATCCAGGACGGGGGCCAGTCCCCCCCGGAGCCTGGGCCTGAATTGGCCCCCGGACCCCCTACTCATGAGGTGCTGGTGACAGGCACTGGTGGCATCCGGTGGCGGCCAGTCCAGGCAGAG GGTCCCGGTGGCGATGGTTGCAGCAGGAACCCCCGTGCTGGCCCATCAGGGAAGAAAAGCAAGGCCCAGGAGGTGGGCAACCAGCCAGTGGACAGGCCTCAGGAAGCGCCATGGGCCTACTTCTGTGACTTCCAGGACATCACCCACGTGGTGCTGAAAGAGCGCCACGTCAGCATCCACTGTCAGGACAAGTGCCTg GAGCTCACCCTGCCTTCCCGAGCTGTGGCCCTGTCCTTGGTGTCGCTGGTGGACGGCTATTTCCGCCTGACGGCCGACTCGAGCCACTACCTGTGCCGGGAGGTGGCCCCTCCGCGGCTGGTGATGAGCATCCGGGATGGCATCCACGGGCCCTTGCT GGAGCCATTCGTGCTGGCCAAGTTGCGGCCCGAAGATGGTCTCTACCTCATCCACTGGAGCACCAGCCACCTCAACCGTCTCATCCTCACGGTGGCCCAGCGTGACCAG GCACCTGGCGGGCAGCAGCTGCACCTCCGTAAATTCCCTATTGAGCTGCGGGCCGGGAGCTTCGAGCTGGAGGGCTGGGACCGCTCCTTCCCGAGCGTGCGGGAGCTGCGCACCGCCCTGCAGGGCTGCTCGCTGCGGGCCGGGGACGACTGTTTCTCCCTGCGCCGCTGCTGCCTGCCACGGCCCGGAG AGCTCTCCAACCTCATCATCATGCGTGGGTCTCGGGCCAGCCCTGGGCCACTCAACCTCAGCCAGCTCAGCTTCCACCGCGTCTGCCAGGATGACATTACCCAG CTGTCTCACTTGGGCCAAGGCACGAGGACCAATGTGTATGAGGGCATCTTACGGGTGGGGGAAAGAGGCCCCAAGGAGGGCACGGCAGATGGTGGGGACCCCCCCACGCCCAGTGGGGACCGTGGGCAGGAGCTACGAGTGGTACTCAAGGTGCTGGACCCCAGTCACCACGACATCGCCCTG GCCTTCTACGAGACAGCCAGCCTCATGAGCCAGGTCTCCCACGTGCACCTGGCCTTTGTGCACGGCGTCTGCGTGCACGGCTCTGAGA ACATCATGGTGACAGAGTACGTGGAGCACGGACCCCTGGATGTGTGGCTGCGGCGGGAGAGGGGCCACGTGCCTGTGGCCTGGAAGGTGGCAGTGGCCCAGCAGCTGGCCAGCGCTCTCAGCTACCTG GAAGACAAGAGCCTGGTTCATGGTAATGTGTGTGGCCGGAACATCCTGCTGGCACGGCTGGGACTGGCGGAGGGCACCAGCCCCTTCATCAAGCTGAGCGATCCCGGTGTGGGCCTGGGCGCCCTTTCCAGGGAGG AGCGGGTAGAGAGGATCCCCTGGACAGCCCCTGAGTGCCTGTCAGGTGGGGCCAGCACCCTAACCACTGCAGCTGACAAATGGGGCTTTGGTGTCACCCTCCTGGAGATCTGCTTCGACGGGGAGGCCCCTCTGCAGGGCCGCGGCCCTTCTGAG AAAGAGTGCTTCTACCAGAAGCAGCACCAGCTTCCTCAGCCCTCCTGCCCGGAGCTGGCCACACTCACCAGCCAGTGCCTGACCTATGAACCAGCTCAGCGGCCCTCCTTCCGCACCATCCTGCGTGACCTCACTCAGCTGCAGCCCCAGA ATCTTGCTGACGTCTTGGCTGTGAACCCCGACTCGCCTGCATCAGACCCCACCGTTTTCCACAAGCGCTATTTGAAAAAGATCCGGGATCTGGGCGAG GGTCATTTCGGCAAGGTCAGTCTGTATTGCTACGACCCGACTAACGACGGCACCGGCGAGATGGTGGCTGTGAAGGCCCTCAAGGCGGGCGGGGGCCCCCAGCTCCGCACTGGCTGGCGGCGGGAGATCGACATCCTGCGCACGCTCTACCACAAGCACATCGTCAAATACAAGGGATGCTGTGAGGACCAAG GAGAGAAGTCGGTGCAGCTCGTTATGGAGTACGTGCCTCTGGGCAGCCTCCGGGACTACCTTCCCCGGCACAACGTCGGACTGGCCCAACTGCTACTCTTCGCCCAGCAGATCTGTGAG ggcatGGCCTACCTTCATGCACAGCACTACGTCCACCGAGACCTGGCTGCCCGCAACGTGCTGCTGGACAACGACAGGCTGGTCAAAATCGGGGACTTTGGCCTAGCCAAGGCTGTGCCTGAAGGCCATGAGTACTACCGCGTGCGCGAAGATGGGGACAGCCCCGTGTTCTG GTATGCTCCAGAGTGCCTGAAGGAGTGTAAGTTCTACTATGCATCCGACGTCTGGTCCTTCGGGGTCACCATGTATGAGCTGCTGACCTACTGTGACTCCAGCCAGAGCCCCCCTTCG AAATTCATCGAGCTCATAGGCCTCACCCAAGGGCAGATGACGGTGCTGAGGCTCACTGAGCTGCTGGAACGAGGGGAGAGGCTGCCGCGGCCAGAGAAATGCCCTTGCGAG ATCTACCTCCTCATGAAGAACTGCTGGGAGGCAGAGGCCTCATTCCGCCCCACTTTCCAGAACCTCATCCCCATTCTCAAGACGGTCCAGGAGAAATACCAAGGCCAGGCCGCCTCAGTGTTCAATGTGTGCTGA
- the TYK2 gene encoding non-receptor tyrosine-protein kinase TYK2 isoform X2 translates to MPLCRWGATTRDSRPDGDEAQPMVSRGGLKVLLHWAGPDGGDPWVTFSEATLTAEEVCIHIAHKVGITPSCLNLFALFDAQAQVWLPPNHILEVSRDTNLTLYFRMRFYFRNWHSMNPQEPAVYRCGPTRAKSSSEQAEQGVQLLDPASFEYLFEQGKHEFVNDVAPLWELSSEEEIHHFKNESLGMAFLHLCHLALCHGIPLEKVAKKISFKDCIPRSFRLQLRRHNALTRLRLRRLFRRFVRAFQPGHVSQPVIMVKYLATLEQLAPRFGTERVLVCRLEEQAQAVGDPCYIQDGGQSPPEPGPELAPGPPTHEVLVTGTGGIRWRPVQAEGPGGDGCSRNPRAGPSGKKSKAQEVGNQPVDRPQEAPWAYFCDFQDITHVVLKERHVSIHCQDKCLELTLPSRAVALSLVSLVDGYFRLTADSSHYLCREVAPPRLVMSIRDGIHGPLLEPFVLAKLRPEDGLYLIHWSTSHLNRLILTVAQRDQAPGGQQLHLRKFPIELRAGSFELEGWDRSFPSVRELRTALQGCSLRAGDDCFSLRRCCLPRPGELSNLIIMRGSRASPGPLNLSQLSFHRVCQDDITQLSHLGQGTRTNVYEGILRVGERGPKEGTADGGDPPTPSGDRGQELRVVLKVLDPSHHDIALAFYETASLMSQVSHVHLAFVHGVCVHGSENIMVTEYVEHGPLDVWLRRERGHVPVAWKVAVAQQLASALSYLEDKSLVHGNVCGRNILLARLGLAEGTSPFIKLSDPGVGLGALSREERVERIPWTAPECLSGGASTLTTAADKWGFGVTLLEICFDGEAPLQGRGPSEKECFYQKQHQLPQPSCPELATLTSQCLTYEPAQRPSFRTILRDLTQLQPQNLADVLAVNPDSPASDPTVFHKRYLKKIRDLGEGHFGKVSLYCYDPTNDGTGEMVAVKALKAGGGPQLRTGWRREIDILRTLYHKHIVKYKGCCEDQGEKSVQLVMEYVPLGSLRDYLPRHNVGLAQLLLFAQQICEVGQRPLLFGLA, encoded by the exons ATGCCTCTGTGCCGTTGGGGTGCCACCACCAGGGACAGCAGGCCTGATGGGGATGAGGCTCAGCCCATGGTCTCCAGGGGAGGCCTAAAGGTCCTTCTGCACTGGGCTGGCCCTGATGGCGGGGACCCCTGGGTCACCTTCAGCGAGGCCACACTGACCGCAGAGGAGGTCTGCATCCACATCGCACACAAAGTCG GCATCACTCCATCCTGCCTCAATCTCTTCGCCCTCTTTGATGCCCAGGCCCAGGTGTGGCTGCCCCCAAACCACATCTTGGAGGTCTCCAGAGACACGAACCTGACATTGTACTTCCGCATGAG GTTTTATTTCCGGAACTGGCACAGCATGAATCCTCAGGAGCCGGCCGTGTACCGCTGTGGGCCCACCAGGGCCAAGTCTTCCTCGGAACAGGCAGAGCAGGGGGTGCAACTCCTGGACCCAGCCTCCTTTGAGTACCTCTTTGAGCAG ggcaAGCACGAGTTTGTGAATGATGTGGCACCACTGTGGGAGCTGTCGAGCGAGGAGGAGATCCACCATTTTAAGAACGAGAGCCTGGGCATGGCCTTTCTGCACCTCTGCCACCTCGCCCTTTGCCATGGTATCCCCCTGGAGAAGGTGGCCAAGAAGATCAG CTTCAAGGACTGCATCCCACGCTCCTTCCGGCTGCAGCTCCGGCGGCACAACGCGTTAACACGGCTGCGCCTACGGAGACTCTTCCGCAGGTTTGTGCGGGCCTTCCAGCCGGGCCACGTCTCCCAGCCGGTCATCATGGTCAAGTACCTGGCCACGCTGGAGCAGCTGGCACCCCGCTTCGGCACGGAGCGCGTGCTCGTGTGCCGGCTGGAGGAGCAGGCCCAGGCCGTGGGGGACCCCTGCTACATCCAGGACGGGGGCCAGTCCCCCCCGGAGCCTGGGCCTGAATTGGCCCCCGGACCCCCTACTCATGAGGTGCTGGTGACAGGCACTGGTGGCATCCGGTGGCGGCCAGTCCAGGCAGAG GGTCCCGGTGGCGATGGTTGCAGCAGGAACCCCCGTGCTGGCCCATCAGGGAAGAAAAGCAAGGCCCAGGAGGTGGGCAACCAGCCAGTGGACAGGCCTCAGGAAGCGCCATGGGCCTACTTCTGTGACTTCCAGGACATCACCCACGTGGTGCTGAAAGAGCGCCACGTCAGCATCCACTGTCAGGACAAGTGCCTg GAGCTCACCCTGCCTTCCCGAGCTGTGGCCCTGTCCTTGGTGTCGCTGGTGGACGGCTATTTCCGCCTGACGGCCGACTCGAGCCACTACCTGTGCCGGGAGGTGGCCCCTCCGCGGCTGGTGATGAGCATCCGGGATGGCATCCACGGGCCCTTGCT GGAGCCATTCGTGCTGGCCAAGTTGCGGCCCGAAGATGGTCTCTACCTCATCCACTGGAGCACCAGCCACCTCAACCGTCTCATCCTCACGGTGGCCCAGCGTGACCAG GCACCTGGCGGGCAGCAGCTGCACCTCCGTAAATTCCCTATTGAGCTGCGGGCCGGGAGCTTCGAGCTGGAGGGCTGGGACCGCTCCTTCCCGAGCGTGCGGGAGCTGCGCACCGCCCTGCAGGGCTGCTCGCTGCGGGCCGGGGACGACTGTTTCTCCCTGCGCCGCTGCTGCCTGCCACGGCCCGGAG AGCTCTCCAACCTCATCATCATGCGTGGGTCTCGGGCCAGCCCTGGGCCACTCAACCTCAGCCAGCTCAGCTTCCACCGCGTCTGCCAGGATGACATTACCCAG CTGTCTCACTTGGGCCAAGGCACGAGGACCAATGTGTATGAGGGCATCTTACGGGTGGGGGAAAGAGGCCCCAAGGAGGGCACGGCAGATGGTGGGGACCCCCCCACGCCCAGTGGGGACCGTGGGCAGGAGCTACGAGTGGTACTCAAGGTGCTGGACCCCAGTCACCACGACATCGCCCTG GCCTTCTACGAGACAGCCAGCCTCATGAGCCAGGTCTCCCACGTGCACCTGGCCTTTGTGCACGGCGTCTGCGTGCACGGCTCTGAGA ACATCATGGTGACAGAGTACGTGGAGCACGGACCCCTGGATGTGTGGCTGCGGCGGGAGAGGGGCCACGTGCCTGTGGCCTGGAAGGTGGCAGTGGCCCAGCAGCTGGCCAGCGCTCTCAGCTACCTG GAAGACAAGAGCCTGGTTCATGGTAATGTGTGTGGCCGGAACATCCTGCTGGCACGGCTGGGACTGGCGGAGGGCACCAGCCCCTTCATCAAGCTGAGCGATCCCGGTGTGGGCCTGGGCGCCCTTTCCAGGGAGG AGCGGGTAGAGAGGATCCCCTGGACAGCCCCTGAGTGCCTGTCAGGTGGGGCCAGCACCCTAACCACTGCAGCTGACAAATGGGGCTTTGGTGTCACCCTCCTGGAGATCTGCTTCGACGGGGAGGCCCCTCTGCAGGGCCGCGGCCCTTCTGAG AAAGAGTGCTTCTACCAGAAGCAGCACCAGCTTCCTCAGCCCTCCTGCCCGGAGCTGGCCACACTCACCAGCCAGTGCCTGACCTATGAACCAGCTCAGCGGCCCTCCTTCCGCACCATCCTGCGTGACCTCACTCAGCTGCAGCCCCAGA ATCTTGCTGACGTCTTGGCTGTGAACCCCGACTCGCCTGCATCAGACCCCACCGTTTTCCACAAGCGCTATTTGAAAAAGATCCGGGATCTGGGCGAG GGTCATTTCGGCAAGGTCAGTCTGTATTGCTACGACCCGACTAACGACGGCACCGGCGAGATGGTGGCTGTGAAGGCCCTCAAGGCGGGCGGGGGCCCCCAGCTCCGCACTGGCTGGCGGCGGGAGATCGACATCCTGCGCACGCTCTACCACAAGCACATCGTCAAATACAAGGGATGCTGTGAGGACCAAG GAGAGAAGTCGGTGCAGCTCGTTATGGAGTACGTGCCTCTGGGCAGCCTCCGGGACTACCTTCCCCGGCACAACGTCGGACTGGCCCAACTGCTACTCTTCGCCCAGCAGATCTGTGAGGTGGGCCAGCGGCCCCTCCTCTTTGGCCTGGCCTGA
- the CDC37 gene encoding hsp90 co-chaperone Cdc37, with protein MVDYSVWDHIEVSDDEDETHPNIDTASLFRWRHQARVERMEQFQKEKEELERGCRECRRKVAECQRRLKELEAAEGEGSKAELERLQAEAQQLRKEERSWEQKLEEMRKKEKSMPWNVDTLSKDGFSKSMVNTKPEQAEEESEEVREQKHKTFVEKYEKQIKHFGMLRRWDDSQKYLSDNVHLVCEETANYLVIWCIDLEVEEKCALMEQVAHQTIVMQFILELAKSLKVDPRACFRQFFTKIKTADRQYMEGFNDELEAFKERVRGRAKLRIEKAMKEYEEEERRKRLGPGGLDPVEVYESLPEELQKCFDVKDVQMLQDAISKMDPTDAKYHMQRCIDSGLWVPNSKSSEAKEGEEAGPGDPLLEAGPKPGDKKDVSA; from the exons ATGGTGGACTATAGCGTGTGGGACCACATCGAGGTGTCTGACGATGAGGACGAGACGCACCCCAACATCGACACGGCCAGTCTCTTTCGCTGGCGGCACCAG GCCCGGGTGGAGCGCATGGAgcagttccagaaggagaaggaggagctgGAGAGGGGCTGCCGCGAGTGCAGGCGCAAGGTGGCCGAGTGCCAGCGGAGGCTGAAGGAGCTGGAGGCGGCGGAGGGCGAGGGCAGCAAGGCGGAGCTAGAGCGGCTGCAGGCTGAGGCTCAGCAGCTGCGCAAGGAGGAGCGGAGCTGGgagcagaagctggaggagaTGCGCAAGAAGGAGAAGAGCATGCCCTGGAACGTGGACACGCTCAGCAAGGACGGCTTCAGCAAg AGCATGGTCAATACCAAGCCAGAGCAGGCGGAGGAGGAGTCGGAGGAAGTGAGGGAGCAGAAACACAAAACGTTCGTGGAGAAGTACGAGAAACAGATCAAGCACTTTG GCATGCTCCGTCGCTGGGACGACAGCCAGAAGTACCTGTCGGACAACGTCCATCTGGTGTGCGAGGAGACCGCCAACTACCTGGTCATCTGGTGCATTGACCTAGAGGTGGAGGAG AAATGTGCACTCATGGAGCAGGTGGCCCACCAGACCATCGTCATGCAGTTCATCCTGGAGCTGGCTAAGAGCCTGAAGGTGGATCCCCGCGCCTGCTTCCGGCAGTTCTTCACCAAGATCAAG ACGGCCGACCGCCAGTACATGGAGGGCTTCAACGACGAACTGGAGGCCTTCAAGGAGCGCGTGCGGGGCCGCGCCAAGCTGCGCATCGAGAAGGCCATGAAGGAATACGAGGAGGAGGAGCGCCGGAAGCGGCTCGGCCCCGGCGGCTTGGACCCCGTGGAGGTCTACGAGTCTCTCCCTGAG GAACTGCAGAAATGCTTCGACGTGAAAGATGTGCAGATGCTTCAAGACGCCATCAGCAAGATGGACCCCACC GATGCGAAGTACCACATGCAGCGCTGCATCGACTCTGGCCTCTGGGTCCCCAACTCCAAGTCCAGCGAGgccaaggagggggaggaggcaggcccCGGGGACCCCTTGCTGGAAGCCGGCCCCAAGCCAGGCGACAAGAAGGATGTCAGCGCGTGA